A stretch of Ursus arctos isolate Adak ecotype North America unplaced genomic scaffold, UrsArc2.0 scaffold_4, whole genome shotgun sequence DNA encodes these proteins:
- the THPO gene encoding LOW QUALITY PROTEIN: thrombopoietin (The sequence of the model RefSeq protein was modified relative to this genomic sequence to represent the inferred CDS: deleted 5 bases in 3 codons; substituted 2 bases at 2 genomic stop codons), giving the protein MDPPVEILPVVCVCVGGGAGLCVDHGPDRGSTFSAGEEKASLPGAFTSIWWLPALXLGRSVLGRPVTPLLWSGCAPTLRVFLPIGSPECRLLCTRVLEPFSTRIDSRPSSSAHLCPTVQEVPEPKPPPWPQEGFRGXAPSREPLLPNSLARMELTELLLVVMLLTARLDLCLPAPPACDPRLLNKLLRDSHVLHSRLSQCPDVNPLFTPVLLPAVDFSLGEWKTQKEQTKAQDVLGAAALLLEGVMAARRQLGPTCLSSLLGQLSGQVRLLLGALQGLLGTQLPPQGRTTTHKDPSAIFLTFQQLLRGKVRFLLLVVGPTLCAKQALPTTAVPSNTSLLLTLHKLPNRTFGLLETNSNVSARTTGSGLLKRLQGFRAKIPGLLNQTSRSLEQTPGPLNRTHGPLTGTHGLFPGPSPTALGAPDIPPGASDMDSLPPDLWPGYSPSPIHPPIGQYTLFSPSPTSPTPPGQLQPPSPDPSVTPNLTSPLLIAAHPHFQNPA; this is encoded by the exons ATGGATCCCCCAGTTGAAATCCTccctgtggtgtgtgtgtgtgtgggtggaggAGCTGGGCTCTGC GTGGACCATGGTCCAGACaggggctccacgttcagtgcgGGT GAGGAGAAGGCGTCACTTCCGGGGGCCTTCACCAGTATCTGGTGGCTCCCTGCTCTCTGATTGGGCAGAAGTGTCCTGGGCAGGCCTGTGACCCCACTGCTGTGGAGCGGCTGTGCCCCAACACTACGTGTCTTCCTACCCATCGGCTCCCCGGAGTGCCGCCTGCTGTGCACCCGGGTCCTGGAGCCCTTCTCCACCCG GATAGATTCCAGACCCTCTTCCTCAGCCCACCTGTGCCCCACTGTGCAAGAAGTGCCAGAGCCCAAGCCGCCTCCATGGCCCCAGGAAGGATTCAGGGGATAGGCCCCATCCAGGGAGCCACTCCTACCAAACAGCCTGGCCAGAATGGAGCTGACTG AACTGCTCCTCGTGGTCATGCTTCTAACTGCAAGACTGGATCTGTGCCTCCCGGCTCCTCCCGCCTGCGACCCCCGTCTCCTAAATAAACTGCTTCGTGACTCCCATGTCCTCCACAGCAGACTG AGCCAGTGTCCAGACGTTAACCCTTTGTTCACACCTGTCCTGCTGCCTGCTGTGGACTTTAGCTTGGgagaatggaaaacccagaag GAGCAGACCAAGGCACAGGACGTTCTGGGAGCTGCAGCCCTTCTGCTGGAGGGAGTAATGGCAGCCCGGAGACAACTGGGACCCACCTGCCTCTCATCCCTCCTGGGACAGCTTTCTGGACAGGTCCGCCTCCTCCTTGGGGCCCTGCAGGGCCTCCTGGGAACCCAG CTTCCTCCACAGGGCAGGACCACAACTCACAAGGACCCCAGTGCCATTTTCCTGACCTTCCAGCAACTGCTCCGAGGAAAGGTGCGCTTCCTGCTGCTTGTCGTAGGGCCCACCCTCTGTGCCAAGCAGGCCCTCCCCACGACAGCTGTCCCAAGCAATACCTCGCTACTCCTCACACTGCACAAGCTCCCAAACAGGACTTTTGGATTGTTGGAGACAAACTCCAATGTCTCAGCCAGAACTACTGGCTCCGGACTTCTGAAGAGGCTGCAGGGATTCAGAGCCAAGATTCCTGGTCTGCTGAACCAAACCTCCAGGTCCCTAGAACAAACGCCTGGACCCCTGAACAGGACACACGGACCCTTGACTGGAACCCATGGACTCTTTCCTGGACCCTCACCCACAGCCCTAGGAGCCCCAGACATTCCTCCGGGAGCTTCAGACATGGACTCCCTGCCCCCCGACCTCTGGCCTGGATATTCTCCTTCCCCAATCCATCCTCCTATTGGGCAATACACACTCTTCTCTCCTTCACCCACCTCGCCCACCCCCCCG GGCCAGCTCCAACCTCCATCTCCTGACCCCTCTGTCACACCCAACTTGACCAGTCCTCTTCTGATTGCAGCCCACCCTCACTTCCAGAATCCAGCTTAA
- the CHRD gene encoding chordin isoform X2 — MPSLPAPPAPLLLLGLLLLGCRPAHGAGPEPPALPIRPEKEPLPIRGAAGCSFGGKVYALDETWHPDLGEPFGVMRCVLCACEAPQWGRRTRGPGRVSCKNIKPECPALACVQPRLLPGHCCQTCPPERSGPERPPTGLAFEYPRDPEHRSYSDRGEPGAEDRVRGDGHTDFVALLTGPRSQAVARARVSLLRSSLRFSISYRQLDRPTRIRFSDSAGSVLFEHPAAPTQDGLVCGVWRAVPRLSLRLLRAEQLHVALVTPTHPSGEVWGPLIRHRALAAETFSAILTLEGPPQPGIGGIALLTLSDTEDSLHFLLLFRGLLESGSGGPAQVPLRLQILHQGQLLRELQANASVQEPGFAEVLPNLTAQEMDWLVLGELQMALERAGGPGLHISGHIAARQSCDVLQSVLCGADALIPVQTGAAGSASLTLLGNGSLIYQVQVVGTGSEVVAMTLETKPQRRNQRTVLCHMAGLQLGGHTAVGVCPGLGARGAHMLLQNELFLNVGTKDFPDGELRGHVSALPYSGHSARHETLPVPLAGALVLPPVQSQAAGHAWLSLDTHCHLHYEVLLAGLGGSEQGTVTAHLLGPPGMPGPRRLLKGFYGPEAQGVVKDLEPELLRHLAQGTASLMIATKGSPQGELRGQVHIANQCEVGGLRLAAAGAEGAWAPGALDAAVAALPALPALPAVLGPDAPAPAKPGGPGRPRDPNTCFFEGQQRPHGARWAPNYDPLCSLCTCQRRTVICDPVVCPPPSCPSPVQAPDQCCPVCPEKQDVRDLPGLSRTRDPGEGCYFDGDRSWRAAGTRWHPVVPPFGLIKCAVCTCKGGTGEVHCEKVQCPRLACAQPVRANPTDCCKQCPVGSVAHPQLRDPMQADGPRGCRFAGQWFPESQSWHPSVPPFGEMSCITCRCGAGVPHCERDDCSLPVSCGPGKESRCCSHCAPRRPPETRTVPELEKEAEGS; from the exons ATGCCGAGCCTCCCGGCCCCGCCGGCCCCGCTGCTGCTCCTCGGGCTGCTGCTGCTCGGCTGCCGGCCGGCCCACGGCGCCGGCCCCGAGCCCCCCGCGCTGCCCATCCGGCCCGAGAAGGAGCCGCTGCCCATTCGGGGAGCGGCAG GCTGCTCCTTCGGCGGGAAGGTCTATGCCTTGGACGAGACGTGGCACCCGGACCTGGGGGAGCCCTTCGGGGTGATGCGCTGCGTGCTGTGCGCCTGCGAGGCG CCTCAGTGGGGTCGTCGCACGAGGGGCCCGGGCAGGGTCAGCTGCAAGAACATCAAGCCCGAGtgcccagccctggcctgtgtGCAGCCCCGGCTGCTGCCAGGACACTGCTGCCAGACCTGCCCCCCGG AGCGCAGCGGTCCCGAGAGGCCGCCGACGGGCCTGGCCTTCGAGTATCCGCGGGACCCAGAGCACCGCAGCTACAGCGACCGCGGGGAGCCGGGCGCTGAGGATCGGGTGCGTGGAGATGGCCACACGG ACTTCGTGGCACTGCTGACAGGACCCAGGTCGCAGGCCGTGGCTCGGGCCCGAGTGTCTCTGCTGCGCTCTAGCTTGCGTTTCTCCATCTCCTACAGGCA GCTGGACCGCCCTACTCGAATCCGCTTCTCAGACTCCGCGGGCAGCGTCCTGTTTGaacaccctgcagcccccactCAAGATGGCCTG GTCTGTGGGGTGTGGCGGGCAGTGCCTCGGTTGTCTCTGCGGCTCCTTAGGGCAGAACAGCTGCATGTGGCACTTGTGACACCCACTCACCCTTCAGGGGAGGTCTGGGGGCCTCTCATCCGACACCGGGCCCTGGCTGCAG aGACCTTCAGTGCCATCCTGACCCTAGAAGGCCCCCCACAGCCTGGCATAGGGGGCATCGCCCTACTCACTCTCAGTGACACAGAGGACTCCTTGCATTTTTTGCTGCTCTTCCGTGGACTGCTGGAATCCGGGAGCGGGG GACCGGCCCAGGTTCCCTTGCGGCTCCAGATTCTGCACCAGGGGCAGCTACTGCGAGAGCTCCAGGCCAATGCCTCAGTCCAG GAGCCAGGCTTTGCTGAGGTGCTGCCCAACCTGACAGCCCAGGAGATGGACTGGCTGGTGCTGGGGGAGCTACAGATGGCCCTGGAAAGGGCAGGTGGGCCAGGGCTGCACATCAGTGGACACATCGCTGCCAGGCAGAGCTGCGATG TGCTGCAAAGTGTTCTTTGTGGGGCCGATGCCTTGATCCCAGTTCAGACGGGTGCAGCCGGCTCAGCCAGCCTTACACTGCTGGGAAATGGCTCCCTGATCTACCAG GTACAAGTGGTGGGTACAGGCAGTGAGGTGGTGGCCATGACGCTGGAGACGAAACCTCAGCGGAGAAACCAGCGCACTGTCCTGTGCCACATGGCTGGCCTCCAGCTGGGAGGACACACA gctgtgGGTGTCTGCCCTGGACTGGGTGCCCGAGGGGCTCATATGCTGCTGCAGAATGAGCTGTTCCTGAACGTGGGCACCAAGGACTTCCCAGATGGAGAACTGCGGGGGCACGTGTCTGCCCTGCCCTATAGTGGACACAGCGCCCGCCATGAGA CACTGCCCGTGCCCTTGGCAGGAGCCCTGGTGTTACCCCCTGTGCAGAGCCAGGCAGCAGGACATGCCTGGCTCTCCCTGGATACCCACTGTCATCTGCACTATGAAGTGCTGCTGGCTGGGCTTGGTGGCTCAGAACAGGGCACTGTCACTGCCCACCTCCTTGGGCCTCCTGGGATGCCAGGGCCCCGGCGGCTGCTGAAGGGATTCTATGGCCCAGAG GCCCAGGGCGTGGTGAAGGACCTGGAGCCTGAGCTTCTGCGGCACCTGGCGCAGGGCACAGCCTCCCTGATGATCGCCACCAAGGGGAGCCCCCAAGGGGAGCtccgggggcag GTGCACATCGCCAACCAATGCGAGGTGGGCGGCCTGCGCCTGGCGGCGGCGGGGGCTGAGGGAGCGTGGGCGCCCGGGGCTCTGGATGCAGCGGTCGCCGCACTGCCCGCTCTGCCCGCGCTGCCTGCTGTGCTCGGCCCGGACGCTCCCGCGCCAGCCAAACCCGGCGGCCCCGGGCGACCGCGAGACCCCAACACCTGCTTCTTCGAGGGACAGCAGCGCCCCCATGGGGCTCGCTGGGCGCCAAATTATGACCCGCTCTGCTCGCTGTGCACCTGCCAG AGACGCACTGTGATCTGTGACCCCGTGGTGTGCCCCCCGCCCAGCTGTCCCAGCCCGGTGCAGGCACCGGACCAGTGCTGCCCTGTGTGCCCGG AGAAACAAGATGTCAGAGACCTGCCCGGGCTCTCACGGACCAGAGACCCTGGAGAGG gctgCTATTTTGATGGTGACCGGAGCTGGCGGGCAGCGGGTACCCGGTGGCACCCCGTCGTGCCCCCATTTGGCTTAATTAAGTGTGCTGTCTGCACCTGCAAG GGGGGCACTGGAGAGGTGCACTGTGAGAAGGTGCAGTGTCCTCGGCTGGCCTGTGCCCAGCCTGTCCGTGCCAACCCCACTGACTGCTGCAAACAGTGTCCAG TGGGGTCAGTGGCCCACCCCCAGTTGCGGGACCCCATGCAGGCCGATGGGCCCCGGGGCTGCCGTTTTGCAGGGCAGTGGTTCCCGGAGAGTCAGAGCTGGCACCCCTCAGTGCCTCCCTTTGGGGAGATGAGCTGTATCACCTGCAGATGTGGG GCAGGGGTGCCCCACTGTGAGAGGGATGACTGTTCACTGCCCGTGTCCTGCGGTCCAGGGAAGGAGAGTCGCTGCTGCTCCCACTGTGCACCCCGGCGGC CTCCAGAGACCAGGACAGTtccagagctggagaaagaagctGAAGGCTCGTAG
- the CHRD gene encoding chordin isoform X1: MPSLPAPPAPLLLLGLLLLGCRPAHGAGPEPPALPIRPEKEPLPIRGAAGCSFGGKVYALDETWHPDLGEPFGVMRCVLCACEAPQWGRRTRGPGRVSCKNIKPECPALACVQPRLLPGHCCQTCPPERSGPERPPTGLAFEYPRDPEHRSYSDRGEPGAEDRVRGDGHTDFVALLTGPRSQAVARARVSLLRSSLRFSISYRQLDRPTRIRFSDSAGSVLFEHPAAPTQDGLVCGVWRAVPRLSLRLLRAEQLHVALVTPTHPSGEVWGPLIRHRALAAETFSAILTLEGPPQPGIGGIALLTLSDTEDSLHFLLLFRGLLESGSGGPAQVPLRLQILHQGQLLRELQANASVQEPGFAEVLPNLTAQEMDWLVLGELQMALERAGGPGLHISGHIAARQSCDVLQSVLCGADALIPVQTGAAGSASLTLLGNGSLIYQVQVVGTGSEVVAMTLETKPQRRNQRTVLCHMAGLQLGGHTAVGVCPGLGARGAHMLLQNELFLNVGTKDFPDGELRGHVSALPYSGHSARHETLPVPLAGALVLPPVQSQAAGHAWLSLDTHCHLHYEVLLAGLGGSEQGTVTAHLLGPPGMPGPRRLLKGFYGPEAQGVVKDLEPELLRHLAQGTASLMIATKGSPQGELRGQVHIANQCEVGGLRLAAAGAEGAWAPGALDAAVAALPALPALPAVLGPDAPAPAKPGGPGRPRDPNTCFFEGQQRPHGARWAPNYDPLCSLCTCQRRTVICDPVVCPPPSCPSPVQAPDQCCPVCPEKQDVRDLPGLSRTRDPGEGCYFDGDRSWRAAGTRWHPVVPPFGLIKCAVCTCKGGTGEVHCEKVQCPRLACAQPVRANPTDCCKQCPVGSVAHPQLRDPMQADGPRGCRFAGQWFPESQSWHPSVPPFGEMSCITCRCGAGVPHCERDDCSLPVSCGPGKESRCCSHCAPRRPAPETRTVPELEKEAEGS, from the exons ATGCCGAGCCTCCCGGCCCCGCCGGCCCCGCTGCTGCTCCTCGGGCTGCTGCTGCTCGGCTGCCGGCCGGCCCACGGCGCCGGCCCCGAGCCCCCCGCGCTGCCCATCCGGCCCGAGAAGGAGCCGCTGCCCATTCGGGGAGCGGCAG GCTGCTCCTTCGGCGGGAAGGTCTATGCCTTGGACGAGACGTGGCACCCGGACCTGGGGGAGCCCTTCGGGGTGATGCGCTGCGTGCTGTGCGCCTGCGAGGCG CCTCAGTGGGGTCGTCGCACGAGGGGCCCGGGCAGGGTCAGCTGCAAGAACATCAAGCCCGAGtgcccagccctggcctgtgtGCAGCCCCGGCTGCTGCCAGGACACTGCTGCCAGACCTGCCCCCCGG AGCGCAGCGGTCCCGAGAGGCCGCCGACGGGCCTGGCCTTCGAGTATCCGCGGGACCCAGAGCACCGCAGCTACAGCGACCGCGGGGAGCCGGGCGCTGAGGATCGGGTGCGTGGAGATGGCCACACGG ACTTCGTGGCACTGCTGACAGGACCCAGGTCGCAGGCCGTGGCTCGGGCCCGAGTGTCTCTGCTGCGCTCTAGCTTGCGTTTCTCCATCTCCTACAGGCA GCTGGACCGCCCTACTCGAATCCGCTTCTCAGACTCCGCGGGCAGCGTCCTGTTTGaacaccctgcagcccccactCAAGATGGCCTG GTCTGTGGGGTGTGGCGGGCAGTGCCTCGGTTGTCTCTGCGGCTCCTTAGGGCAGAACAGCTGCATGTGGCACTTGTGACACCCACTCACCCTTCAGGGGAGGTCTGGGGGCCTCTCATCCGACACCGGGCCCTGGCTGCAG aGACCTTCAGTGCCATCCTGACCCTAGAAGGCCCCCCACAGCCTGGCATAGGGGGCATCGCCCTACTCACTCTCAGTGACACAGAGGACTCCTTGCATTTTTTGCTGCTCTTCCGTGGACTGCTGGAATCCGGGAGCGGGG GACCGGCCCAGGTTCCCTTGCGGCTCCAGATTCTGCACCAGGGGCAGCTACTGCGAGAGCTCCAGGCCAATGCCTCAGTCCAG GAGCCAGGCTTTGCTGAGGTGCTGCCCAACCTGACAGCCCAGGAGATGGACTGGCTGGTGCTGGGGGAGCTACAGATGGCCCTGGAAAGGGCAGGTGGGCCAGGGCTGCACATCAGTGGACACATCGCTGCCAGGCAGAGCTGCGATG TGCTGCAAAGTGTTCTTTGTGGGGCCGATGCCTTGATCCCAGTTCAGACGGGTGCAGCCGGCTCAGCCAGCCTTACACTGCTGGGAAATGGCTCCCTGATCTACCAG GTACAAGTGGTGGGTACAGGCAGTGAGGTGGTGGCCATGACGCTGGAGACGAAACCTCAGCGGAGAAACCAGCGCACTGTCCTGTGCCACATGGCTGGCCTCCAGCTGGGAGGACACACA gctgtgGGTGTCTGCCCTGGACTGGGTGCCCGAGGGGCTCATATGCTGCTGCAGAATGAGCTGTTCCTGAACGTGGGCACCAAGGACTTCCCAGATGGAGAACTGCGGGGGCACGTGTCTGCCCTGCCCTATAGTGGACACAGCGCCCGCCATGAGA CACTGCCCGTGCCCTTGGCAGGAGCCCTGGTGTTACCCCCTGTGCAGAGCCAGGCAGCAGGACATGCCTGGCTCTCCCTGGATACCCACTGTCATCTGCACTATGAAGTGCTGCTGGCTGGGCTTGGTGGCTCAGAACAGGGCACTGTCACTGCCCACCTCCTTGGGCCTCCTGGGATGCCAGGGCCCCGGCGGCTGCTGAAGGGATTCTATGGCCCAGAG GCCCAGGGCGTGGTGAAGGACCTGGAGCCTGAGCTTCTGCGGCACCTGGCGCAGGGCACAGCCTCCCTGATGATCGCCACCAAGGGGAGCCCCCAAGGGGAGCtccgggggcag GTGCACATCGCCAACCAATGCGAGGTGGGCGGCCTGCGCCTGGCGGCGGCGGGGGCTGAGGGAGCGTGGGCGCCCGGGGCTCTGGATGCAGCGGTCGCCGCACTGCCCGCTCTGCCCGCGCTGCCTGCTGTGCTCGGCCCGGACGCTCCCGCGCCAGCCAAACCCGGCGGCCCCGGGCGACCGCGAGACCCCAACACCTGCTTCTTCGAGGGACAGCAGCGCCCCCATGGGGCTCGCTGGGCGCCAAATTATGACCCGCTCTGCTCGCTGTGCACCTGCCAG AGACGCACTGTGATCTGTGACCCCGTGGTGTGCCCCCCGCCCAGCTGTCCCAGCCCGGTGCAGGCACCGGACCAGTGCTGCCCTGTGTGCCCGG AGAAACAAGATGTCAGAGACCTGCCCGGGCTCTCACGGACCAGAGACCCTGGAGAGG gctgCTATTTTGATGGTGACCGGAGCTGGCGGGCAGCGGGTACCCGGTGGCACCCCGTCGTGCCCCCATTTGGCTTAATTAAGTGTGCTGTCTGCACCTGCAAG GGGGGCACTGGAGAGGTGCACTGTGAGAAGGTGCAGTGTCCTCGGCTGGCCTGTGCCCAGCCTGTCCGTGCCAACCCCACTGACTGCTGCAAACAGTGTCCAG TGGGGTCAGTGGCCCACCCCCAGTTGCGGGACCCCATGCAGGCCGATGGGCCCCGGGGCTGCCGTTTTGCAGGGCAGTGGTTCCCGGAGAGTCAGAGCTGGCACCCCTCAGTGCCTCCCTTTGGGGAGATGAGCTGTATCACCTGCAGATGTGGG GCAGGGGTGCCCCACTGTGAGAGGGATGACTGTTCACTGCCCGTGTCCTGCGGTCCAGGGAAGGAGAGTCGCTGCTGCTCCCACTGTGCACCCCGGCGGC CAGCTCCAGAGACCAGGACAGTtccagagctggagaaagaagctGAAGGCTCGTAG